The following proteins are encoded in a genomic region of Haloarcula marina:
- a CDS encoding type II secretion system F family protein produces the protein MPTEGRTLGLLDRGLYALFAHHADDGRHATTRERYRAAHPAAGFGVYIARVYGLAWVALIAGATLTAVVSLALPTGTFDSVLSVVGQSLPVLNRLSLPDVPRVVVALLLALVAGLSLRWTVLAVGKRYLSWMASAREADIAATLPGAVRYLRVLASGTHDRRAMLRAVAQQEAYGETAVAFRRALNSGTLTGSIDAGLERVASETPSRDLLAPFLLKFREHANQSPDALEGYLEMEGRLLSHEQSRRHERATGYLELLAELFVVLLVIPALMVLIVTVMGVLAPELSRPVLTPLGPVSVRAGIVYGSAAFVLATGLLAAFVVATLRPRDTAAPSYRRPEGVLATLRTTASNPASALVVCLPAGVVLAVGFWVLGYRPVNVLLLSYVAVCLPVGAVAVRRARRDDAKDREIQDFVHAVAGHVALGRPFPTAVRRVAEDVQLGALAEDVESLAFTLSLGDSPTAAADDRRAAALDQFVDRVGTPMAQQTIGLVVGALDAGSDAEDVFETLQTEVGRLYHERKSLRSALMVYVAVGWTTALLVVGITVAVNIYVLAEFAQLSTVASSQTVAFDPSVIDPARERYRFYVVTQATMLACGWFAGTASRGAYEAMLHSGGLVVAAYVVYAGVGLL, from the coding sequence GTGCCGACTGAGGGCCGGACCTTGGGGTTGCTCGACCGCGGGTTGTACGCGCTGTTCGCCCACCACGCCGACGACGGTAGGCACGCGACGACCCGCGAGCGCTACCGCGCGGCCCACCCAGCAGCGGGGTTCGGCGTCTACATCGCTCGCGTGTACGGACTCGCGTGGGTCGCACTCATCGCCGGTGCGACGCTCACGGCGGTGGTCTCGCTGGCCTTACCGACCGGGACGTTCGACAGCGTCCTAAGCGTGGTCGGACAGAGCCTTCCGGTCCTCAACCGACTGTCACTCCCGGACGTTCCTCGGGTCGTAGTGGCGCTATTGCTCGCGCTGGTCGCGGGTCTGAGCCTTCGCTGGACCGTCCTCGCCGTCGGGAAACGATACCTGTCGTGGATGGCCTCGGCCCGCGAAGCGGACATCGCCGCGACGCTCCCCGGTGCGGTGCGATACCTCCGCGTACTCGCGTCGGGAACCCACGACCGCCGCGCAATGTTACGCGCGGTCGCCCAACAAGAGGCCTACGGTGAGACGGCCGTCGCCTTCCGCCGGGCGCTCAACAGCGGGACGCTGACCGGCAGTATCGACGCGGGCCTCGAACGTGTCGCGAGCGAGACTCCCTCTCGGGACCTCCTCGCGCCGTTCCTCCTGAAGTTTCGCGAACACGCGAACCAGAGTCCGGACGCACTGGAGGGCTATCTGGAGATGGAGGGGCGGCTGCTCTCGCACGAGCAGAGCCGTCGGCACGAACGGGCGACCGGTTATCTCGAACTCCTCGCAGAACTGTTCGTCGTCCTGCTCGTGATTCCCGCCCTCATGGTCCTCATCGTGACCGTCATGGGCGTCCTCGCGCCCGAACTCTCGCGTCCAGTCCTGACACCGCTCGGCCCGGTGTCGGTACGGGCCGGTATCGTCTACGGGAGCGCGGCGTTCGTCCTCGCGACCGGTCTCCTCGCCGCCTTCGTCGTCGCGACGCTCCGACCCCGGGACACCGCCGCACCGAGTTACCGGCGACCAGAAGGAGTACTGGCGACCCTGCGAACGACCGCGTCGAATCCCGCGAGTGCGCTGGTCGTCTGTCTCCCCGCCGGAGTGGTGCTCGCGGTCGGTTTCTGGGTACTCGGATATCGGCCCGTGAACGTCCTCTTGCTGTCGTACGTCGCGGTCTGTCTGCCCGTCGGGGCCGTCGCGGTCCGTCGGGCGCGCCGTGACGACGCCAAAGACCGCGAGATACAGGACTTCGTGCACGCCGTCGCCGGGCACGTCGCACTCGGTCGACCGTTCCCGACGGCGGTCCGCCGCGTCGCCGAGGACGTGCAGTTGGGGGCGTTGGCCGAGGACGTCGAGTCGCTGGCGTTCACGCTCTCGCTGGGCGACAGTCCGACCGCGGCGGCCGACGACCGACGCGCCGCGGCGCTCGACCAGTTCGTCGACCGCGTCGGGACGCCGATGGCCCAGCAGACCATCGGTCTCGTCGTCGGTGCGCTCGATGCCGGAAGTGACGCAGAAGACGTTTTCGAGACACTCCAGACAGAAGTTGGTCGGCTCTACCACGAACGGAAATCGCTTCGTTCGGCACTGATGGTCTACGTCGCGGTCGGATGGACCACGGCGTTGCTCGTCGTCGGTATCACCGTTGCCGTCAATATCTACGTGCTCGCGGAGTTCGCGCAGTTGTCGACGGTCGCCAGCAGTCAGACCGTCGCCTTCGACCCGTCGGTCATCGACCCAGCGCGCGAGCGATACCGCTTCTACGTCGTCACGCAGGCGACGATGCTCGCCTGTGGATGGTTCGCCGGGACGGCCAGTCGCGGCGCCTACGAGGCGATGTTGCACTCGGGCGGACTCGTCGTCGCCGCCTACGTCGTCTACGCGGGGGTGGGACTACTGTGA
- a CDS encoding type II/IV secretion system ATPase subunit, with the protein MTERTVRRATVPAPVPPDDADAWYAPDVREQDEIYPGVVVTIRRDEGFHYGVRTPVLDAAETETLAAVESYFDGANIDRPRTREGAIERMDDGFDPKHRRVIDRLVDCSAASRRRLDYHALCSLACLDELTPYALDDRIDVADATEDGVVVHTESYAPVATDLPPDPEYIERFASERVERHAVRFHEFEVPVVVYREHLLGNDPFTTKYAVREPDLLPGDEELIEACKERLWETSVDGLVEDRVTFVRERARSLLARQLTVRNTTEWLDAVRYRLRAALAELDLAVPPVDHRFADDRLDDLLYFVLRDLVGYGKLTVPIRDHTLEDIEANRIGERVKVLPRADLGHGGRVPTNLSFDSESAFVNVVTQLAADDGTELNASNPSAKVNIDPAGDGVFEAAETIRCAVALPTISEDGPHISIRKQSADAMTPVDLVEGGSLPTELVALLWLLYESHGVVLFSGPTGAGKTTLMNAHMPFIPYRDRPISIDEGSREVRIPHETGVSLTTREHERDHRRVTMADLMTQCNYLNPDVEVIAEINSPASFETFAETLNTGHGVLGTTHAADVEALVNRIVEKGVPTYLLEEIDVVVFPRHVDGERYVGEVVEFLDEPLDDGRSDRIEKNGQTIHYATFCRRRPDGTFELAYDHPQLGDDARRVETAVFDRLSTLRDEPLDAVEATFHRRHRYVQYLVREGIDDFEELFGVLADLTTNEAATVERLRRDAGETGPLQLEVGDGAD; encoded by the coding sequence ATGACCGAGCGAACCGTACGGCGGGCGACTGTTCCGGCACCAGTGCCTCCGGACGACGCCGACGCGTGGTACGCGCCGGACGTACGCGAACAGGACGAAATCTACCCCGGTGTCGTCGTCACGATTCGACGCGACGAAGGGTTTCACTACGGGGTCCGGACGCCGGTTCTCGACGCGGCCGAAACGGAGACGCTCGCCGCTGTCGAGTCGTACTTCGACGGCGCGAACATAGACCGTCCCCGCACGCGCGAGGGGGCCATCGAGCGAATGGACGACGGGTTCGACCCGAAACACCGCCGCGTCATCGACCGACTGGTCGACTGTTCGGCGGCGAGTCGCCGCCGCCTCGATTACCACGCGCTCTGCTCGCTCGCGTGTCTGGACGAGTTGACGCCGTACGCCCTAGACGACCGCATCGACGTGGCCGACGCCACCGAAGACGGCGTCGTCGTCCACACGGAGTCGTACGCGCCCGTCGCGACCGACCTGCCCCCGGATCCCGAGTATATCGAGCGGTTCGCCAGCGAACGCGTCGAGCGTCACGCCGTCCGGTTCCACGAGTTCGAGGTCCCGGTGGTCGTCTACCGGGAACACCTGCTGGGGAACGACCCCTTCACCACGAAGTACGCCGTCCGCGAACCGGACCTCCTGCCCGGCGACGAGGAACTCATCGAGGCCTGTAAGGAACGCCTCTGGGAGACGAGCGTCGACGGCCTCGTCGAAGACCGCGTGACGTTCGTCCGTGAGCGCGCACGGTCGCTGCTCGCCCGCCAGTTGACGGTCCGGAACACGACCGAGTGGCTGGACGCCGTCCGCTATCGTCTCCGGGCCGCACTCGCAGAACTCGACCTCGCCGTCCCGCCGGTCGACCACCGCTTCGCCGACGACCGACTCGACGACCTGCTGTACTTCGTCCTCCGTGACCTCGTCGGCTACGGGAAACTGACCGTCCCGATTCGGGACCACACGCTAGAGGACATCGAGGCCAACCGCATCGGCGAGCGAGTGAAGGTCCTCCCACGGGCCGACCTCGGCCACGGCGGCCGGGTCCCGACGAACCTCTCGTTCGACTCCGAGAGCGCGTTCGTCAACGTCGTCACTCAACTGGCGGCCGACGACGGGACAGAACTGAACGCTTCGAACCCGAGCGCGAAAGTCAACATCGACCCCGCTGGCGATGGCGTCTTCGAAGCAGCGGAGACAATTCGGTGTGCGGTGGCCCTGCCGACCATCAGTGAGGACGGCCCGCACATCTCCATCCGAAAGCAGTCCGCCGACGCGATGACGCCGGTCGACCTCGTGGAGGGCGGGTCGCTCCCGACCGAACTGGTAGCGCTCCTCTGGTTGCTGTACGAATCGCACGGCGTGGTCCTCTTCTCCGGACCGACGGGCGCGGGAAAGACGACGCTCATGAACGCCCACATGCCGTTCATCCCCTATCGGGACCGACCCATCAGCATCGACGAGGGGTCCCGCGAGGTCCGGATTCCCCACGAAACCGGCGTCTCGCTCACTACGCGCGAACACGAGCGGGACCACCGACGCGTGACGATGGCCGACCTCATGACCCAGTGCAACTACCTGAATCCCGACGTGGAGGTCATCGCCGAAATCAACTCGCCCGCCTCCTTCGAGACGTTCGCCGAGACGCTCAACACGGGCCACGGCGTCCTCGGGACGACCCACGCGGCAGACGTGGAAGCCCTCGTCAACCGCATCGTCGAGAAGGGCGTCCCGACCTATCTCCTCGAAGAAATCGACGTGGTCGTCTTCCCGCGTCACGTCGACGGGGAGCGATACGTCGGCGAAGTCGTCGAGTTTCTGGACGAACCCCTCGACGACGGCCGTTCGGACCGCATCGAGAAGAACGGGCAGACGATTCATTACGCCACGTTCTGCCGACGCCGACCCGACGGGACCTTCGAGTTGGCTTACGACCATCCGCAACTCGGCGACGACGCTCGACGAGTCGAGACGGCAGTGTTCGACCGACTGTCGACGCTCCGGGACGAACCGCTCGACGCCGTCGAAGCGACGTTCCACCGGCGTCACCGCTACGTCCAGTACCTCGTCCGCGAGGGCATCGACGACTTCGAGGAACTGTTCGGCGTCCTCGCCGACCTGACGACGAACGAGGCGGCGACGGTCGAACGCCTCCGCCGAGACGCGGGGGAAACCGGGCCGCTCCAACTGGAGGTCGGCGACGGTGCCGACTGA
- a CDS encoding creatininase family protein, with amino-acid sequence MLYDTIGQRESEWAGMTASEIGEVGGQDGSLLVIPVGSVEQHGNHLPVITDTLLVEAMVDAAIERLDDVPVVVTPPVWSGFSPHHLSFGGTLSLEFANLRATLEDIAHTGIQNGFDAVLFVNGHGGNGPLINAVVSTVGVDTDAEVLGTTYFQLASDRIEELRTTDTGGMAHGGEFETSLMLALRPDLVGDLADRDGEPMDEHYEWGGQDLLDGGNVAVYRSFDAYSESGAIGTPTAASAETGERIRSIIGEELAALLVAVHENNV; translated from the coding sequence ATGTTGTACGATACTATCGGTCAGCGGGAGAGCGAGTGGGCGGGAATGACCGCCAGCGAAATCGGCGAAGTCGGCGGTCAGGATGGTTCCTTACTGGTCATCCCGGTCGGAAGCGTCGAGCAACACGGCAACCACCTGCCGGTCATCACCGACACGTTGCTCGTCGAAGCGATGGTCGACGCCGCCATCGAGCGGTTGGACGACGTTCCGGTCGTCGTCACGCCGCCCGTCTGGAGCGGCTTCTCACCACACCATCTCTCGTTCGGCGGGACGCTCTCGCTCGAATTCGCGAACCTCCGGGCGACTCTGGAGGACATCGCACACACCGGTATCCAGAACGGGTTCGACGCGGTGCTGTTCGTCAACGGCCACGGCGGGAACGGCCCGCTCATCAACGCCGTCGTCAGCACCGTGGGCGTCGATACCGACGCCGAGGTACTCGGGACGACGTACTTCCAGTTGGCGTCGGACCGAATCGAGGAACTCCGAACGACCGACACCGGTGGCATGGCGCACGGCGGCGAGTTCGAAACGTCGCTGATGCTCGCTCTGCGCCCGGACCTCGTCGGTGACCTGGCGGACCGCGACGGCGAACCGATGGACGAACACTACGAGTGGGGCGGACAGGACTTACTCGACGGCGGCAACGTCGCCGTCTACCGCTCGTTCGACGCGTATTCCGAGTCCGGTGCCATCGGCACGCCGACGGCGGCGAGCGCCGAGACGGGCGAGCGAATCCGCTCGATTATCGGCGAGGAACTCGCGGCCCTCCTGGTCGCCGTCCACGAGAACAATGTTTGA
- a CDS encoding DUF7289 family protein — protein sequence MSVRPREPGTRGQSHVVGVVLLLGITAVSLGGLTAVVGTVVDGQTAAADEARVASAFDDGLRPSEQTGPNRVRVQFTEGRLTTVDRDLRIWSGAPLVYHAEIDGLVYTSGESRASFVGGSVVSGPPGSAALVRGPPITVTRDDSTVVLGVATLNESGVSVGGRGGVSATIRTNVTHDHRQLASDDYAIAVETATPVPLSRHFERVGARTRVRDIDGDGVPSVVVTTTGQQTIELVVHEMHTEVGSG from the coding sequence GTGAGCGTCCGTCCCCGAGAACCCGGGACTCGCGGCCAGTCACACGTCGTGGGAGTCGTGCTGTTACTCGGCATCACCGCCGTCTCGCTAGGCGGCCTCACTGCTGTCGTGGGAACCGTCGTCGACGGACAGACGGCGGCCGCCGACGAGGCGCGCGTCGCCAGTGCGTTCGATGACGGCCTTCGCCCGTCCGAACAGACCGGGCCGAACCGAGTCCGCGTCCAGTTCACCGAGGGGCGACTCACGACCGTCGACCGGGACCTCCGAATCTGGTCGGGCGCACCGCTCGTGTACCACGCCGAAATCGATGGCCTCGTCTACACCTCCGGCGAGAGCCGTGCGTCCTTCGTAGGTGGAAGCGTCGTCAGCGGACCGCCGGGAAGCGCGGCACTCGTCCGCGGGCCGCCGATAACCGTGACGCGCGACGACAGCACCGTGGTCCTCGGCGTGGCGACGTTGAACGAAAGCGGCGTCTCAGTCGGCGGCAGGGGCGGCGTCAGCGCCACTATTCGAACCAACGTCACTCACGACCACCGACAACTGGCGAGCGACGACTACGCCATCGCCGTCGAGACGGCGACGCCCGTGCCCCTCTCGCGCCACTTCGAGCGAGTCGGCGCGCGAACGCGCGTTCGCGACATCGACGGCGACGGCGTCCCGAGCGTCGTCGTCACGACGACGGGACAGCAGACAATCGAACTCGTGGTCCACGAGATGCACACGGAGGTCGGCAGTGGATAA
- a CDS encoding DUF7262 family protein encodes MRRAQLPLSLLELALGAVLILGVTLGFALGTPAPETDGPQLAAYAEDTATLLAAEPPRHGNATRLRELLESERTFDRERASLDRRVDRLLPANVLFRVTTPHGAVGTPVPRRVPRGTATIPTGAGPVTVEVWYA; translated from the coding sequence ATGCGTAGGGCGCAACTCCCGCTCTCGCTGCTGGAACTCGCGCTCGGCGCGGTGTTGATTCTCGGTGTGACTCTCGGATTCGCGCTCGGGACGCCAGCGCCCGAGACGGACGGCCCACAGTTAGCGGCCTACGCAGAGGACACGGCGACGCTACTGGCGGCGGAACCGCCTCGTCACGGAAACGCGACGCGACTCCGTGAGCTACTGGAAAGCGAGCGCACGTTCGACCGCGAACGGGCGAGTCTAGACCGACGAGTCGACCGCCTCCTTCCGGCGAACGTCCTCTTTCGGGTGACGACGCCGCACGGGGCCGTCGGGACGCCGGTCCCGCGCCGCGTCCCGAGGGGCACGGCGACGATTCCGACGGGTGCCGGACCCGTCACTGTCGAGGTGTGGTACGCGTGA
- a CDS encoding ABC transporter ATP-binding protein, whose amino-acid sequence MSEVTLSNVSKVYDDNVLAVKDVSLSVEDGEFVVVVGPSGCGKSTTLRMIAGLETVTDGEIAIGESVVNDVRPQDRNIAMVFQSYALYPHMTVRENMSFGLRLSGEYDNQIDQRVDEAAELLEISDLMDDLPKQLSGGQQQRVALGRAIVRDPEVFLMDEPLSNLDAKLRTQMRTEIQRIQEELDVTTIYVTHDQTEAMTMADRIVILNEGELQQVDPPERCYDEPNNQFVAGFIGSPSMNFFDVTATDSAEGVRFESSEVAFTLDVDVPPGEYTLGVRPEDFVAEGEGEYIETVVDVVEPMGSDNFLYLETVGGSAEVVARVPSEYRPERGDHISLGFDTEDMHLFDTDGERVALNELQRTESA is encoded by the coding sequence ATGAGCGAGGTTACACTATCGAACGTTAGCAAGGTGTACGACGATAACGTCCTTGCAGTCAAGGACGTGTCTCTGTCCGTCGAGGACGGGGAATTCGTCGTCGTGGTCGGCCCATCCGGATGTGGCAAGTCGACCACGCTCCGCATGATTGCTGGGCTCGAGACAGTCACGGACGGGGAGATAGCAATCGGCGAGTCGGTGGTCAACGACGTTCGTCCGCAGGACCGGAACATCGCGATGGTGTTCCAGAGCTACGCGCTCTATCCGCACATGACCGTGCGCGAGAACATGTCCTTTGGACTGCGTCTCTCGGGCGAATACGACAACCAAATCGACCAGCGCGTCGACGAGGCGGCCGAACTACTGGAGATTTCGGACCTCATGGACGACCTGCCGAAACAGCTCTCGGGCGGCCAGCAACAGCGCGTGGCGCTCGGCCGTGCCATCGTCCGTGACCCCGAGGTGTTCCTGATGGACGAACCGCTCTCGAACTTGGACGCGAAGCTCCGGACGCAGATGCGCACCGAGATACAGCGCATCCAGGAGGAGTTGGACGTGACGACCATCTACGTCACGCACGACCAGACGGAGGCGATGACGATGGCCGACCGAATCGTCATCCTCAACGAGGGCGAACTCCAGCAGGTCGACCCACCCGAACGCTGCTACGACGAACCGAACAACCAGTTCGTCGCGGGGTTCATCGGGTCGCCGTCGATGAATTTCTTCGATGTGACCGCGACGGACAGCGCCGAGGGCGTCCGGTTCGAGTCATCGGAGGTGGCGTTCACGCTCGACGTGGACGTTCCGCCGGGAGAGTACACGCTCGGCGTGCGACCGGAGGATTTCGTCGCCGAAGGGGAGGGCGAGTACATCGAGACGGTGGTCGACGTCGTCGAGCCGATGGGGTCGGACAACTTCCTCTATCTGGAGACGGTGGGCGGGTCCGCGGAAGTCGTCGCCCGCGTTCCCAGCGAGTACCGGCCCGAACGGGGCGACCACATCTCGCTGGGATTCGACACGGAGGACATGCACCTCTTCGACACGGACGGTGAACGCGTTGCGTTGAACGAGCTACAGCGGACGGAATCTGCCTAA
- a CDS encoding DUF7263 family protein translates to MPRTREPSRASAKTPSARGQTTLPAVAVALVLLTVVTALAVGVADSAIAEADRTPDERRIAAAAADHLVAPDGPLADRRNVLNGSRVDDFDAGMLRRTVPPADEHAVRVSLDGTALANSGDPTGGTTIRRLVLVERPVRERLEADGTTVTLPRRVGNARVAITPPADTAIWTVRDRDSVRLHNESGLRGTFTLALSPYRTTRLQFQTAGELPDGSVTVTYDAPRTRKATLAVTVDA, encoded by the coding sequence ATACCGCGCACGAGAGAGCCATCACGGGCGAGTGCGAAAACACCGTCGGCTAGGGGGCAGACGACGCTCCCGGCCGTCGCCGTCGCCCTCGTGTTGCTGACCGTGGTTACCGCGTTGGCAGTCGGGGTGGCTGACTCGGCCATCGCCGAGGCGGACAGGACGCCCGACGAACGCCGCATCGCGGCGGCGGCCGCGGACCATCTCGTCGCACCGGACGGGCCGCTGGCCGACCGTCGGAACGTGCTGAACGGGTCTCGCGTCGACGACTTCGACGCCGGGATGCTACGACGGACGGTGCCACCGGCCGACGAACACGCGGTCCGCGTCTCTCTCGACGGAACGGCGCTGGCGAACAGTGGCGACCCGACCGGCGGGACGACTATCCGACGCCTCGTGCTCGTCGAGCGGCCGGTCCGGGAGCGACTGGAGGCGGACGGAACGACCGTCACGCTACCACGTCGCGTCGGTAACGCGAGGGTCGCGATTACGCCGCCAGCGGACACAGCCATCTGGACCGTCAGAGACCGCGACTCGGTCCGCCTGCACAACGAGAGCGGCCTTCGCGGAACCTTCACGCTCGCCCTCTCGCCGTATCGGACGACGCGATTGCAGTTTCAGACCGCGGGCGAACTCCCCGATGGGAGCGTGACGGTGACGTACGACGCGCCGCGGACGCGAAAGGCGACGCTGGCGGTGACGGTGGATGCGTAG
- a CDS encoding IclR family transcriptional regulator has translation MASQDTKTIGAVETTLDILTALGKFEPVGLSELATHLDIPTSTVFIHLNTLVERDYVVKESGRYRRSFRFLELGGSVRHRLDVGRLLRNKVEELSRETGEIAGAGIEENGHRVILYRSSGEKAAGDEIPIGNHTEMHWTSLGKVILANLPAERRDEIVDRHGLPKGTDETLTSRDELEAALERIREQGYAIDDEEHLRGVRGVAVPIFDEEQEVMVSLGITGPRDRFTSNYMANLLQKLQYTKNEIEVRNQYYEYSTIDG, from the coding sequence ATGGCGTCCCAAGATACGAAAACTATCGGCGCGGTCGAGACGACGCTCGACATCCTCACAGCGCTGGGGAAATTCGAGCCAGTCGGCCTCTCCGAACTCGCGACGCATCTGGACATCCCGACGAGCACGGTGTTTATCCACCTCAACACGCTCGTCGAGCGAGACTACGTCGTCAAGGAATCGGGCCGGTATCGGCGCTCGTTCCGGTTTCTCGAACTCGGCGGCAGCGTCCGCCATCGGCTAGATGTCGGTCGGCTACTCCGCAACAAAGTCGAAGAACTCAGCCGCGAAACGGGGGAGATCGCGGGTGCCGGTATCGAAGAGAACGGACATCGGGTTATTCTCTATCGGAGTTCCGGCGAGAAGGCCGCCGGAGACGAGATTCCCATCGGGAACCACACCGAGATGCACTGGACCTCCCTAGGAAAGGTCATCCTCGCGAACCTCCCGGCGGAGCGGCGAGACGAAATCGTCGACCGGCACGGCCTCCCGAAAGGAACCGACGAGACGCTCACCTCGCGCGACGAACTCGAAGCGGCGCTCGAACGGATTCGCGAGCAGGGATACGCCATCGACGATGAGGAGCACCTTCGCGGCGTCAGGGGCGTCGCCGTCCCGATATTCGACGAGGAGCAAGAGGTCATGGTGTCGCTGGGCATTACCGGCCCCAGAGACAGATTTACGTCCAACTACATGGCGAACCTACTCCAAAAGCTCCAATACACGAAGAACGAAATCGAAGTTCGGAACCAATACTACGAATACAGCACTATCGACGGATAA
- a CDS encoding ABC transporter substrate-binding protein, which produces MKPDSNSQSSEDSIDRRQLLQALGAGGAIAIAGCSGGDGGDGGDGGDGGSGGDGGDGGDGGTQSVQFLTMGVGDNIRQFFEENNAAFEEEYGVNVEFTSVTWDNARQTVNNRVDGGQAPDVSRWPARWIPQLVGKDALEPLDDMMDGEFGEQFYEGVAEGTMYNGSHYGVPWAASNKCLYYNKDVFETAGLDPENPSLNSWDDMLAAAQQIRDSDASVPALGLAGADAIETGSQYYHYHWSHGADLVDDEGMPVVNSSGAVDALSLYTDLHLEHNVTQSSPLSSTRQDIRQLFENGDLGMVIGHVYTGLNITSAQENGEVDFDYGIVQVPEGPEGRYSLFTIDTLAILSQSEHKDIARDLIRFYFDEERRFQYSKQKGFLPVVESVGEREYFSESKNWGPFVEAGQYARARPKLSNFSQFNDRMVQAIQEALAERKTPQKALNDAQSDLEDAME; this is translated from the coding sequence ATGAAGCCCGACAGTAACTCCCAGTCTAGCGAGGACAGTATCGACCGTCGACAACTACTGCAGGCGCTCGGCGCGGGCGGCGCTATCGCCATCGCGGGATGTAGCGGCGGTGACGGCGGCGACGGCGGCGACGGCGGCGACGGCGGCAGTGGCGGCGATGGCGGCGACGGCGGCGACGGCGGCACCCAGAGCGTCCAGTTCCTCACGATGGGCGTCGGTGACAACATCCGCCAGTTCTTCGAAGAGAACAACGCCGCCTTCGAGGAGGAATACGGTGTCAACGTGGAGTTCACGAGCGTCACGTGGGACAACGCTCGCCAGACGGTCAACAACCGAGTCGACGGCGGACAGGCCCCCGACGTGAGTCGGTGGCCCGCCCGCTGGATTCCGCAACTCGTGGGCAAGGACGCCCTCGAACCGCTCGACGACATGATGGACGGCGAGTTCGGCGAGCAGTTCTACGAGGGCGTCGCCGAGGGGACGATGTACAACGGTTCGCACTACGGCGTCCCGTGGGCCGCCTCGAACAAGTGCCTCTACTACAACAAGGACGTCTTCGAGACGGCCGGTCTCGACCCCGAGAACCCGTCGCTCAATTCGTGGGACGACATGCTCGCCGCGGCACAGCAGATTCGCGACAGCGACGCCAGCGTTCCGGCCCTCGGCCTCGCCGGGGCGGACGCTATCGAGACGGGGTCGCAGTACTACCACTACCACTGGTCCCACGGCGCAGACCTCGTCGACGACGAGGGGATGCCGGTCGTGAACTCCAGCGGGGCCGTCGACGCGCTCTCGCTGTACACCGACCTGCACCTCGAACACAACGTGACCCAGTCCTCGCCGCTCTCCTCGACCCGGCAGGACATCCGGCAACTGTTCGAAAACGGCGACCTCGGGATGGTCATCGGCCACGTCTACACGGGCCTCAACATCACCTCGGCACAGGAGAACGGCGAGGTCGACTTCGATTACGGCATCGTCCAGGTCCCCGAAGGGCCGGAGGGGCGCTACAGCCTGTTCACCATCGACACGCTCGCCATCCTGAGTCAGAGCGAGCACAAGGACATCGCACGCGACCTGATTCGGTTCTACTTCGACGAGGAACGCCGGTTCCAGTACTCGAAACAGAAAGGCTTCCTGCCGGTCGTCGAATCCGTCGGCGAACGGGAGTACTTCTCGGAGTCGAAGAACTGGGGGCCGTTCGTCGAGGCGGGTCAGTACGCCCGCGCCCGACCGAAGCTCAGTAACTTCAGCCAGTTCAACGACCGCATGGTCCAGGCGATTCAGGAGGCGCTGGCCGAGCGGAAGACGCCGCAGAAAGCGCTCAACGACGCCCAGAGTGATCTCGAAGATGCCATGGAGTGA
- a CDS encoding DUF7266 family protein produces MDNRGLSTVIEKTLALGVVLLYITLLTTTLYGGAVPAFRGAVGAELGERTLAEATARVEQAVPPVGESVTASVRVDLPATIAGSGYEVRVAGSALVLDHPDEEIGGRARPILSGRVDRLSGSWDSGAETVVVVTEGADGLRVRLEERP; encoded by the coding sequence GTGGATAACCGCGGACTGAGCACCGTCATCGAGAAGACGCTGGCGCTGGGGGTCGTCCTGCTGTACATCACGCTGTTGACGACGACGCTGTACGGCGGCGCTGTCCCGGCGTTCCGGGGTGCGGTCGGCGCCGAACTCGGCGAGCGAACGCTCGCGGAGGCGACGGCGCGCGTCGAACAGGCGGTCCCGCCGGTCGGCGAGTCGGTCACCGCGAGCGTCCGTGTGGACCTGCCCGCGACCATCGCTGGGTCCGGCTACGAGGTACGCGTCGCCGGGAGCGCGTTGGTGCTCGACCATCCCGACGAGGAGATTGGCGGCCGCGCTCGTCCGATTCTCTCGGGCCGTGTCGACCGCCTCTCCGGGTCGTGGGATAGCGGGGCGGAGACCGTTGTCGTCGTCACGGAGGGAGCCGACGGCCTGCGCGTTCGATTGGAGGAGCGCCCGTGA